One genomic segment of Bacteroides caccae includes these proteins:
- the lepB gene encoding signal peptidase I: protein MRQATRAQWIKCAIAILLYLVFLIWVRSWWGLIVIPFIFDIYITKKIPWSFWKRSKNPAVRSVMSWVDAIIFALVAVYFVNIYIFQNYQIPSSSLEKSLLVGDFLYVSKMSYGPRVPNTPLSMPLAQHTLPIVGTKSYIEWPQWKYKRVPGFGNVKLNDIVVFNFPAGDTVAVNYQQTTDFYTLAYGEGQRIYSKQIDMDSLTREQQRAVYDLYYAAGRKQILNNPRTYGEVLWRPVDRRENYVKRCVGLPGDTLQIVDGQVMIDGKAIQNPENLQFNYFVQTTGPYIPEEMFRELGISNADRTLMEDSGYEIGLLEMGLDSRNAQGKLNPVYHLPLTKKMYDTLLGNKKLISKIIMEPEAYAGQMYPLNLYTKWDRNNYGPIWIPAKGATITLTPDNLPIYERCIVAYEGNKLEVKSDGIYINGEKTNEYTFKMDYYWMMGDNRHNSADSRYWGFVPEDHVVGKPIVVWLSLDKDRGWFDGKIRWNRLFKWVD from the coding sequence ATGAGACAAGCCACACGTGCACAATGGATTAAATGTGCTATTGCTATTCTTCTCTATCTTGTTTTCCTCATCTGGGTGCGAAGCTGGTGGGGATTAATCGTCATACCTTTCATTTTCGATATCTATATCACAAAGAAAATACCCTGGTCGTTCTGGAAAAGGTCAAAGAATCCGGCAGTTCGGAGTGTCATGAGCTGGGTAGATGCTATTATCTTTGCATTGGTAGCCGTTTACTTTGTCAATATCTATATCTTCCAAAACTACCAGATTCCTTCTTCTTCTCTAGAGAAATCATTGCTGGTAGGCGACTTTCTATATGTCAGCAAAATGAGTTACGGTCCCCGCGTGCCGAACACACCGCTTTCTATGCCGCTGGCGCAACATACATTACCAATTGTAGGTACTAAATCATATATCGAATGGCCACAATGGAAATATAAAAGAGTGCCGGGATTCGGCAATGTGAAATTGAATGACATCGTAGTGTTCAACTTCCCTGCAGGAGATACGGTAGCCGTCAATTACCAACAGACGACAGACTTTTATACATTGGCATACGGCGAAGGCCAACGCATATATTCCAAACAGATAGATATGGATAGCCTGACACGCGAACAACAGCGTGCCGTGTATGACTTATATTACGCCGCAGGACGCAAACAGATCCTAAATAACCCGCGAACCTACGGAGAAGTGCTCTGGCGTCCGGTAGACCGCCGCGAGAATTATGTAAAACGCTGTGTAGGACTGCCGGGTGACACGCTCCAGATCGTAGACGGACAAGTCATGATTGACGGCAAGGCAATCCAGAATCCGGAGAATCTGCAATTCAACTATTTCGTGCAAACAACCGGTCCATATATCCCGGAAGAAATGTTCCGCGAACTGGGAATCAGCAATGCTGACAGGACACTAATGGAAGACTCCGGTTATGAAATCGGACTATTGGAAATGGGACTCGACAGCCGGAATGCGCAAGGAAAACTGAATCCTGTATATCATCTCCCGCTGACTAAAAAGATGTATGACACTCTTCTGGGCAACAAGAAGCTAATCAGCAAAATAATCATGGAACCGGAAGCCTATGCCGGACAAATGTATCCGCTGAATCTTTACACCAAGTGGGACCGCAACAACTACGGGCCAATCTGGATTCCGGCCAAGGGAGCTACCATTACGCTGACTCCGGACAACCTGCCTATCTACGAACGTTGCATCGTGGCATACGAAGGCAACAAGCTGGAAGTGAAGTCGGACGGTATCTATATCAACGGTGAAAAGACCAATGAATATACCTTCAAAATGGATTACTACTGGATGATGGGTGACAATCGTCATAATTCTGCCGACTCCCGTTATTGGGGCTTTGTACCCGAAGACCACGTTGTGGGCAAACCGATCGTTGTATGGCTGTCGCTCGATAAAGACCGTGGCTGGTTTGACGGAAAAATCCGTTGGAACCGCCTCTTTAAGTGGGTGGATTAA
- the lepB gene encoding signal peptidase I, whose product MNIRKFKWILVFAGAIVIVLLLRGFAFTSCFIPSTGMENSIFQGERILVNKWSYGLRIPFMSIFSYHRWRERPVREQDIVVFNNPAGIRQPVIDRREIYIGRCIGVPGDTLFIDSLFSVISPEVQFNPDKKRLYAYPVDKENLITSLMHTLSIDDDGLMGSSDSTHVRSFSRYEYYLLEQAINGNNWIQPLAGKKDTELRPLIVPGKGKFIRVHPWNITLLRNTLVMHEGKQAEIKNDTLYVDGKPTQHCYFTKDYYWVGANNTINLTDSRLFGFVPQDHLIGKASLVWFSKEKDTGVFDGYRWNRFFRTVK is encoded by the coding sequence GTGAACATTCGTAAATTCAAATGGATACTAGTATTTGCCGGAGCAATAGTCATTGTGCTTCTGCTCCGGGGATTTGCTTTTACGTCTTGTTTTATCCCTTCCACCGGCATGGAAAACTCTATTTTCCAAGGCGAACGTATTCTGGTGAATAAATGGAGTTACGGCCTGCGGATTCCTTTCATGTCGATATTCTCCTATCACCGTTGGCGCGAGCGTCCGGTACGGGAACAAGATATTGTTGTGTTTAACAATCCTGCCGGCATCCGGCAACCGGTTATCGACCGCCGCGAGATCTACATCGGCCGTTGTATCGGTGTTCCGGGTGATACTCTATTTATCGATTCCCTTTTTTCTGTGATTTCTCCCGAGGTACAATTCAATCCGGACAAGAAGCGGCTCTATGCTTATCCGGTAGACAAAGAGAATCTGATAACTTCACTCATGCACACTCTTTCCATTGACGATGACGGTTTAATGGGTAGCAGTGACAGTACCCATGTACGCAGTTTCAGCCGTTATGAATATTACCTGTTGGAACAAGCCATAAACGGGAATAACTGGATTCAGCCTTTGGCGGGGAAGAAAGACACCGAGCTGCGACCGCTTATCGTCCCCGGTAAAGGGAAGTTCATCCGGGTACATCCTTGGAATATTACACTACTGCGAAACACCCTCGTGATGCATGAAGGTAAACAGGCGGAAATCAAGAATGACACTCTTTATGTGGACGGCAAACCAACACAACACTGTTATTTCACCAAAGATTATTATTGGGTGGGAGCCAACAACACCATTAACCTGACTGATTCGCGCTTGTTCGGATTCGTTCCGCAAGACCATCTGATCGGCAAAGCCTCTCTTGTCTGGTTCTCCAAAGAAAAAGACACCGGAGTGTTTGACGGCTACCGTTGGAATCGTTTTTTCCGGACGGTGAAATGA